One window from the genome of bacterium encodes:
- a CDS encoding sigma-70 family RNA polymerase sigma factor has product MSRELALKGEIWPSNAEILLTPEEFSKVYDNFAPQLYRHALSRIGSKETAEDITGQVFLKAWDFSVKVNEPIVNIRAFLFRIAHNLITDHYRKRKFETIQLDTLPEQHRAFQSPKNLHEHAEEREVIHLVEETLTLLEDDYRDILVWRYVDELSIEEIMAVSGKSSNAIYVTLHRALKKIRVILAQKGI; this is encoded by the coding sequence ATGAGCCGTGAACTTGCACTAAAAGGAGAAATATGGCCTTCTAATGCCGAAATACTCTTAACGCCAGAGGAGTTTTCGAAGGTTTACGATAATTTTGCCCCCCAATTATATCGCCACGCCTTAAGTCGGATCGGGTCGAAAGAGACCGCAGAGGATATTACGGGACAGGTGTTTTTGAAGGCTTGGGATTTTTCGGTCAAAGTCAATGAACCTATAGTGAACATACGGGCGTTTTTGTTCCGCATCGCACATAATCTTATCACCGATCACTATCGAAAGCGGAAGTTTGAAACCATTCAGCTTGATACGCTTCCCGAACAGCACAGAGCTTTCCAATCGCCAAAAAATCTTCATGAACACGCGGAAGAACGCGAAGTGATCCATCTTGTCGAAGAGACGCTCACCCTTCTGGAAGACGACTATCGGGACATTCTGGTGTGGCGCTATGTTGATGAGCTGTCCATTGAAGAAATTATGGCGGTTTCCGGGAAGTCGTCGAATGCGATATACGTGACGCTACACAGAGCTCTTAAGA
- a CDS encoding GIY-YIG nuclease family protein, translated as MHYFYILKSKRDKKLYLGFTGDLRKRFAEHQRGLVPSTKPRRPFTLAYYEAYGDQDDAARREKQMKRNGKAWGQLKRRIRSSIVRA; from the coding sequence ATGCACTATTTCTATATCCTGAAAAGTAAACGTGATAAAAAGCTTTACCTAGGTTTCACTGGTGATTTGCGGAAAAGATTTGCAGAACATCAGCGCGGACTTGTGCCGTCCACAAAACCTCGCAGACCATTCACCTTGGCATATTACGAAGCATATGGTGATCAGGACGATGCTGCCCGAAGAGAGAAGCAGATGAAGCGCAATGGGAAAGCATGGGGCCAGCTCAAACGCCGTATACGAAGCAGCATCGTCCGGGCTTAA